The following are encoded together in the Apodemus sylvaticus chromosome 11, mApoSyl1.1, whole genome shotgun sequence genome:
- the LOC127696842 gene encoding submaxillary gland androgen-regulated protein 3A-like translates to MKPLYLVFDLWILTGCFLSGECHRGPRGQHEPRGPLTPSTPPPHLHPQLDHNTEQNDLPPDTPPREILSQTSSIFVYVTVLFLGPIYSQPPPPPPPPIPSPPLGFHPSYIQTSPHPIPPHNVPAQTPPSNPPTQPPPTVQANVLPAANISITNTTTPNSTDTF, encoded by the exons ATGAAGCCACTGTATTTGGTGTTTGACCTCTGGATACTTACTGGATGTTTCCTG tCTGGTGAGTGTCACAGAGGCCCCAGAGGACAACATGAGCCTAGAGGACCACTAACTCCTtcaactcctcctcctcatcttcatccTCAGCTTGATCACAATACTGAACAGAATGATCTACCACCTGATACACCCCCTAGAGAAATTTTATCTCAAACATcttctatttttgtttatgttACTGTTTTATTCCTTGGTCCAATATATTCtcaaccaccaccacctcctcctcctcctattccttctcctcctcttggttTTCATCCCTCTTATATACAAACTTCTCCACACCCTATACCTCCACATAATGTTCCTGCTCAAACTCCTCCAAGCAATCCTCCTACTCAACCTCCTCCCACAGTACAAGCAAATGTATTACCAGCTGCCAATATTTCCATAACCAACACTACTACACCAAATTCCACTGATACTTTTTAA